In Chitinophaga sp. HK235, a single window of DNA contains:
- a CDS encoding FecR family protein has translation MDTEQIKILLERYQQGSCSPEEANIIEQWFEQINSRQSTLVDETALDLQLDEVKQRIHEQITPAPRVRRMRPWLLASAAAAVVLLAAGLFWFNSQHQSTVNLPITQLPITGSNRVVKDGFVEITTPKGHQENIKLDDGSTISLNANSKLRYPEHFGPDERSIYLDEGEALFNAAPDANRHFVVRTAEIATTALGTTFNIRAYNAENKVTVALLTGKVKVDQLHNSQANNSLILMPSEQISYDRQLLSLIKTSFSKADEVTAWKQGYLVFKDAPYIELMTGIENRYGVTVINESSKTAWNYTGNFRNESLAEVMDIICIAKSLTYTIKNDTVYLVNKK, from the coding sequence GTGGACACAGAACAGATAAAAATATTGCTGGAGCGATATCAACAGGGGAGCTGCTCACCGGAGGAAGCGAATATCATAGAACAGTGGTTTGAGCAGATCAACAGCCGCCAGTCTACCCTGGTAGACGAAACTGCGCTGGATCTGCAGCTGGATGAAGTGAAACAGCGGATCCATGAACAGATTACACCGGCACCCCGTGTACGCCGCATGCGGCCATGGCTGTTGGCGTCTGCAGCTGCAGCAGTTGTACTGCTCGCCGCCGGACTGTTCTGGTTTAACAGTCAGCATCAATCCACCGTCAACCTGCCGATCACGCAACTACCCATCACCGGCAGCAACCGTGTGGTAAAGGATGGTTTTGTAGAAATAACCACACCCAAAGGACATCAGGAAAATATAAAACTGGATGATGGCAGCACCATCAGCCTTAATGCCAACAGTAAACTACGCTACCCTGAACATTTCGGTCCGGACGAAAGAAGTATATACCTCGATGAAGGAGAAGCCCTTTTTAACGCCGCCCCCGATGCGAACCGGCATTTTGTAGTACGCACCGCTGAAATAGCCACCACTGCACTGGGCACCACCTTCAACATCCGGGCCTACAACGCGGAAAATAAAGTGACTGTAGCCCTGCTCACCGGTAAAGTAAAAGTGGACCAGCTGCACAACAGCCAGGCTAACAACTCCCTGATACTGATGCCCAGCGAACAGATCAGCTACGACCGGCAACTGCTTAGTCTGATCAAAACCTCTTTTAGCAAAGCTGATGAGGTGACCGCCTGGAAACAGGGATACCTCGTTTTCAAAGACGCACCCTATATCGAACTCATGACCGGTATCGAAAATCGTTACGGCGTGACCGTTATTAATGAAAGCAGTAAGACAGCCTGGAACTATACCGGTAATTTCAGAAATGAAAGCCTTGCGGAAGTAATGGACATTATTTGTATCGCCAAATCATTAACATATACCATTAAAAACGACACCGTTTATCTTGTAAATAAAAAATAG
- a CDS encoding AraC family transcriptional regulator — MKPILIKVGAFADNQITIIERCDPHFNTPFHFHPECELVFVTESHGKRIVGDSIESFEEGDMVFLGPHIPHVWYNEEEYYKGDENLKARSVVIYFPKDIFGEKFYGLPETKALSELFHRAQRGMKITGPTYDKLKPEILSLPKKEGLDRIISLLSILKTLSETRDCYYLASTGYSHAYNVKDNHKIDEVFKYVMNNFSKEISLQDVASITNLSPQSFCRFFKNRTKKSFVQFLNEVRIGHACKRLTEEDWSIAEIAYSCGFKNLSNFNRFFKEIVGKTPKEYKNELRLKEA; from the coding sequence ATGAAACCCATTCTTATTAAAGTGGGGGCTTTTGCCGATAACCAGATCACGATCATAGAGAGATGTGATCCGCATTTCAACACACCGTTTCACTTCCACCCGGAATGTGAGCTGGTGTTTGTTACGGAAAGCCACGGGAAGAGAATTGTAGGGGACAGCATTGAGAGCTTTGAGGAAGGCGATATGGTGTTTCTGGGGCCGCATATTCCCCATGTATGGTATAATGAGGAAGAATATTATAAAGGGGACGAGAACCTGAAAGCCCGTTCCGTGGTGATTTATTTTCCCAAAGACATTTTTGGGGAGAAGTTTTATGGTCTTCCAGAAACCAAAGCATTAAGTGAGCTTTTCCATCGCGCGCAGCGCGGGATGAAAATCACCGGGCCTACCTACGACAAACTGAAGCCGGAAATACTGTCACTTCCCAAAAAGGAGGGGCTCGACCGGATCATCTCCCTGCTCAGCATTCTGAAAACATTATCGGAAACAAGGGATTGTTATTACCTGGCCAGCACTGGTTATTCCCATGCCTACAATGTAAAAGACAATCATAAGATTGATGAGGTCTTTAAATATGTGATGAACAACTTCTCCAAAGAGATCTCCCTGCAGGACGTAGCCAGCATCACGAACCTCTCCCCGCAGTCATTCTGCCGTTTCTTTAAGAACCGTACCAAAAAATCCTTTGTACAGTTCCTTAATGAGGTACGAATCGGGCATGCCTGCAAGCGCCTGACAGAAGAAGACTGGTCTATTGCAGAAATCGCCTATTCCTGTGGTTTTAAAAACCTGTCCAATTTTAACCGCTTTTTTAAAGAGATCGTTGGTAAAACGCCCAAGGAGTACAAGAACGAGCTCAGATTGAAAGAAGCATAA
- a CDS encoding LacI family DNA-binding transcriptional regulator: MKGISIKDIAKQAGVSPTTVSFVLNGKSKEKRISEQVSKKIQKIAAKLKYKPNQLARGLRTGKTKTIGLIVEDIANNFFASLAKVMEDEADKHGYKVLYGSTEDNTEKAKGLLEVLKYRQVDGYIVTPTKNLDKEIEQLKATSKPVVLVDRYLPNVSSSYVVVDNFKGAYNVTSHLAQQGYKKIAIVTITSDQIQMKDRLDGFTAALKHHHLPFNKSQVKKIPFELEREGFNTEIKKFLTSVKDLDAVFFATNYLGIYGIESIRSLGWEIGPQIGVASFDDHDLFRLHSPSITCVAQPITEIGKNIVEVLMEELNHPAAAPRQIVLEPSLIVRASSNPGKK, from the coding sequence ATGAAAGGAATCTCTATTAAAGACATCGCAAAACAGGCAGGGGTTTCTCCCACGACCGTTTCGTTTGTTCTCAACGGTAAGTCAAAAGAAAAACGGATCAGCGAACAGGTTAGTAAAAAAATACAGAAAATAGCCGCTAAGCTTAAATACAAACCTAACCAGCTTGCACGTGGTCTTCGTACCGGAAAAACCAAAACCATCGGCCTTATCGTAGAAGATATCGCCAATAACTTCTTCGCCAGTCTCGCCAAAGTCATGGAAGATGAAGCCGATAAACACGGCTACAAAGTACTGTATGGCAGCACAGAAGATAATACCGAAAAAGCAAAAGGCCTCCTGGAAGTACTGAAATACCGCCAGGTAGACGGCTATATCGTTACCCCCACCAAAAACCTGGACAAGGAAATAGAACAACTCAAAGCTACCTCCAAACCAGTAGTCCTCGTAGACCGCTATCTGCCAAATGTTAGCTCCAGCTACGTGGTAGTAGATAACTTCAAGGGCGCCTACAACGTCACCAGCCACCTCGCTCAACAGGGATATAAAAAGATCGCCATCGTAACCATCACCTCCGATCAGATCCAGATGAAAGACCGCCTGGACGGATTTACCGCCGCCCTCAAACATCATCATCTCCCTTTCAACAAAAGCCAGGTGAAAAAAATACCATTCGAACTGGAACGCGAAGGCTTTAACACAGAAATAAAAAAGTTCCTTACCTCCGTCAAAGACCTGGACGCAGTATTCTTTGCTACCAACTATCTCGGCATCTACGGCATCGAAAGTATCCGCTCCCTCGGCTGGGAAATCGGCCCGCAGATAGGTGTGGCCAGCTTCGATGATCACGACCTCTTCCGCCTCCACAGCCCTTCTATCACCTGTGTGGCCCAACCCATCACAGAAATCGGAAAAAATATTGTGGAAGTACTCATGGAAGAACTGAATCATCCTGCTGCTGCACCCCGGCAAATTGTACTGGAACCATCACTCATCGTGAGAGCTTCTTCCAACCCGGGAAAAAAATAA
- a CDS encoding RNA polymerase sigma factor: MFSSYSDTQLVSLLKSDDNAAFNAIYERYSKMLYLFIYSKLEAGELSKDVLQDLFVSLWEKRHSLVLKESLKSYLYQAARHKIIDIYRKNATYRKYLQQLIEHFDAQPHAIDEAVDYKARAQDLFEAINHLPEKMKEIFMLSRFENLSIEQISTHLGLSQQTVKNQITKALKILRANYAQTDKILLVISLVFMANR, translated from the coding sequence ATGTTCAGCAGTTATTCAGATACCCAGTTAGTATCACTGTTAAAAAGTGATGACAATGCCGCCTTCAATGCCATCTATGAACGCTACAGTAAAATGTTGTATCTCTTTATTTACAGCAAACTGGAAGCCGGAGAGCTGAGTAAGGATGTGTTGCAGGATCTGTTTGTTTCCCTTTGGGAGAAACGTCATTCCCTTGTACTGAAAGAGTCGCTGAAATCATACCTATACCAGGCAGCCCGGCACAAGATCATTGATATCTACCGGAAAAATGCCACGTATCGCAAGTACCTGCAGCAGCTTATTGAACATTTTGATGCACAGCCCCATGCCATTGATGAAGCGGTTGACTACAAAGCCAGGGCACAGGACCTGTTTGAAGCCATCAACCACCTGCCGGAGAAGATGAAGGAAATATTTATGCTGAGCAGGTTCGAAAATCTTTCCATAGAACAGATATCCACCCACCTCGGCCTTTCCCAGCAAACAGTAAAGAACCAGATCACCAAAGCATTAAAGATATTACGGGCCAACTATGCGCAAACTGATAAGATATTGCTCGTTATCTCCCTGGTTTTCATGGCCAACCGGTAA
- a CDS encoding SusC/RagA family TonB-linked outer membrane protein has product MIRNFTHALLVVLLLLSAPVLWAQQAITGKVTDNTGQPLTGVNVLVKGTNKGTVTNAQGAFSLSVATGSTLVFRYVGYLPQEVPVGTETQLTVVLKQDEKSLGEVVVTALGIKKEKKSLGYSVSEVKGEELTQARSTNIANSLSGKVAGLNVTSTATGPAGSSRIILRGNTSIDKNRNNQPLIVVDGIPINNDNLGSAGEYGGTDAGDGLSSINPDDIATISVLKGGTAAALYGSRASNGVLLITTKSGAFRKGIGVEYSSNIVFERPVVNNLDWQYDFGMGLNGLKPQTAAEARSAGLFSWGAPLDGSSVIQYDGISRPYSAIKNNFKKFYRSGYTFTNSIAASGGNEKVTWRFGATDMKNEATLPNSGIRRDNLSLNLSAWLGRKLHLNVYAKYIRERTDNRPRVSDSPGNANFALYLLPTSLSVQTLKTSKLNADGNEFRWNANQYITNPWFSVYDFIQHDKKDRFINTAELRYDVLDWLFVKGRIGADMFFRDNKAITPTGTAYIVGGQINDQTRQNFYELNADIMLGVERAFARDWRVSGFVGGNVMRNRNDKLSLNGNTFNIPFFYDQSNLQTKTVTNDIFEKKINSIYASAEVSFRSYVYLTLTGRNDWFSTLPSNSNSIFYPSAGLSFVLSDAFTLPKWINYLKLRTSWAQVGGDTDPYRLRLAYSVQNPFTLGTTSLPVADVKKAQDGSYAVPNATLRPYVNTSYEAGLEARFFDSRLAIDFSWYTRKTKDDIVQTTISNASGYNTAFINVGKVSNKGVELMITGTPVRSKNFSWDIIPNFAYNKSEVIQLDGKLNALKVADVRTFNVTIQQVPHQPFGVIQGFKFLRDDQGNILFNSAGKPMQGPLTIFGTGVAPYTLGVTNNFSFKSFTLGILIDSRWGNKIYSGTNDYAYYFGLQKATLTGRKDGIMIKAQDPADPTRFVDKRVDAQDYFQNIAFNIAEPFIYSGAFIKLRQVILTYNLSPRLLDKLPITGASLSFVARNLWIIYKDVPNVDPESTYSNGAGQGAELLGYPQSRSYGLNLNVKF; this is encoded by the coding sequence ATGATCAGGAACTTTACGCATGCATTGCTTGTTGTGCTGTTGTTATTGTCCGCCCCCGTACTGTGGGCACAACAGGCCATTACCGGCAAGGTAACGGACAATACCGGCCAGCCCCTCACTGGTGTCAATGTCCTGGTAAAAGGAACCAACAAAGGCACCGTGACCAACGCGCAGGGAGCCTTCTCTCTGTCTGTAGCCACCGGCAGCACCCTGGTTTTCCGATACGTGGGTTATCTTCCCCAGGAAGTACCCGTAGGTACCGAAACCCAGTTGACCGTAGTCCTCAAACAGGATGAAAAAAGCCTGGGAGAAGTAGTGGTCACCGCACTCGGTATCAAAAAGGAAAAAAAGTCACTGGGATATTCGGTGTCTGAAGTGAAAGGAGAAGAACTGACCCAGGCCCGTTCCACCAATATCGCCAACAGCCTCTCCGGTAAAGTGGCTGGTCTTAACGTCACCTCCACCGCCACCGGTCCGGCTGGCTCCAGCCGTATCATCCTCCGGGGTAATACTTCCATCGATAAAAACAGAAACAACCAGCCCCTCATCGTAGTAGATGGGATTCCTATCAATAATGATAACCTCGGCTCCGCCGGTGAATACGGCGGTACTGATGCCGGTGATGGTCTCTCCAGCATCAATCCCGATGACATCGCTACCATCTCAGTGCTGAAAGGTGGCACTGCTGCAGCATTGTACGGTTCCCGTGCCTCTAACGGTGTACTCCTTATCACTACCAAAAGCGGCGCCTTCCGCAAAGGAATAGGCGTGGAATATAGCAGCAATATCGTGTTTGAACGCCCCGTCGTAAACAACCTCGACTGGCAATATGACTTCGGTATGGGCCTCAATGGCCTCAAACCACAGACTGCTGCAGAAGCACGGTCAGCCGGACTTTTCAGCTGGGGTGCACCACTCGACGGCTCTTCCGTTATTCAATACGATGGCATCAGCAGACCCTACAGCGCCATCAAAAACAACTTCAAAAAATTCTACCGCAGCGGTTATACTTTCACCAACTCCATCGCTGCCAGCGGTGGCAATGAAAAAGTGACCTGGCGCTTCGGAGCCACCGATATGAAAAATGAAGCCACCCTGCCCAATTCCGGCATACGCCGCGATAACCTGTCGCTTAACCTCTCCGCCTGGCTTGGCAGAAAACTTCACCTGAACGTATACGCCAAATATATCCGGGAACGCACCGATAACAGGCCCAGGGTATCCGACTCTCCCGGCAACGCCAACTTCGCACTATACCTGCTGCCTACCTCCCTCAGCGTGCAAACGCTGAAAACCAGCAAACTCAACGCCGACGGCAACGAATTCCGTTGGAATGCCAACCAATACATCACTAACCCCTGGTTCTCCGTATACGATTTTATTCAGCACGATAAAAAAGACCGCTTTATCAATACCGCTGAACTGCGTTATGATGTGCTGGACTGGCTTTTTGTAAAAGGCCGTATCGGGGCGGATATGTTTTTCCGTGACAACAAAGCCATTACCCCCACTGGTACCGCCTATATCGTTGGTGGCCAGATCAACGACCAGACCCGTCAGAACTTCTACGAACTGAACGCAGACATCATGCTGGGCGTGGAAAGGGCTTTCGCCAGAGACTGGCGTGTATCCGGATTTGTAGGCGGCAACGTGATGCGCAACAGAAATGATAAATTGTCGCTCAACGGCAACACCTTCAACATCCCCTTCTTTTATGATCAAAGCAACCTGCAAACAAAAACCGTTACAAACGATATCTTCGAGAAAAAAATCAATTCCATATATGCTTCTGCGGAAGTGTCTTTCAGAAGTTATGTATATCTGACCCTCACCGGCCGCAACGACTGGTTTTCCACACTGCCATCTAACAGTAACAGTATTTTCTATCCCTCTGCAGGACTCAGTTTCGTACTGTCAGACGCTTTCACCCTGCCCAAATGGATCAACTACCTCAAACTGCGTACTTCCTGGGCACAGGTGGGAGGTGATACTGATCCATACCGGCTACGGCTCGCCTACAGTGTACAAAACCCGTTCACGCTGGGCACTACCAGTCTGCCTGTGGCCGACGTGAAAAAAGCACAGGACGGCAGTTACGCCGTGCCCAACGCTACACTAAGGCCATACGTCAACACCAGCTATGAAGCCGGTCTGGAAGCCCGTTTCTTCGACAGCCGCCTGGCTATAGACTTCTCCTGGTATACCCGTAAAACCAAAGACGATATTGTGCAAACCACTATCTCTAACGCTTCCGGTTATAATACTGCCTTTATCAATGTAGGTAAGGTAAGCAACAAAGGCGTGGAACTGATGATCACCGGCACACCCGTACGCAGCAAGAATTTCAGCTGGGACATCATCCCCAATTTTGCCTATAACAAAAGTGAAGTGATCCAGCTGGACGGTAAACTGAATGCCCTGAAAGTAGCGGATGTACGCACTTTCAACGTCACTATCCAGCAGGTGCCCCACCAGCCTTTTGGCGTAATCCAGGGATTTAAATTCCTGCGGGATGATCAGGGCAATATTTTATTTAACAGCGCCGGCAAGCCCATGCAGGGGCCACTTACTATCTTCGGCACCGGTGTAGCGCCTTATACACTGGGTGTTACCAACAACTTCAGCTTTAAATCCTTTACACTGGGCATCCTGATAGATTCCCGCTGGGGCAACAAAATTTACTCCGGTACCAACGATTACGCCTATTATTTCGGATTACAGAAGGCCACGCTCACCGGTCGCAAAGACGGTATCATGATCAAAGCACAGGACCCTGCCGATCCTACCAGATTTGTGGATAAGCGGGTAGATGCACAGGACTACTTCCAGAACATCGCTTTTAATATTGCAGAACCATTTATTTACAGTGGTGCCTTTATCAAGTTGCGTCAGGTAATTCTTACTTATAACCTGTCGCCCCGCCTACTGGATAAATTGCCGATTACCGGCGCCTCCCTGTCATTTGTAGCGAGAAACCTGTGGATTATTTATAAAGATGTGCCTAACGTAGACCCGGAATCTACTTACAGCAATGGGGCAGGGCAGGGAGCGGAATTACTGGGATATCCGCAATCAAGAAGTTATGGTCTGAATCTGAATGTAAAATTCTAA